One segment of Leuconostoc lactis DNA contains the following:
- a CDS encoding ParA family protein: protein MAQIIALANQKGGVGKTTTSVNVGAALAQAGQRVLLVDIDAQGNATSGSGIDKSELERDSYDVIVDGAPLHEVIVPTDNYDLVPATIQLSGAEIELADKKEREYRLKAALATVADDYDFILIDNPPALGLLTVNAFTAADAILIPVQTEFYALEGLGQLLNTIELVRQQFNPDLDIAGILLTMYDGRTNLAKQVAEEVRNYFGDKVYDTVIPRTVRLSEAPSYGQAIIDFDPRSVGAQVYTELAQEVLKQYGN, encoded by the coding sequence ATGGCACAAATAATCGCATTAGCCAACCAAAAAGGTGGCGTCGGCAAAACGACGACGAGTGTAAACGTAGGTGCGGCGCTTGCCCAGGCCGGACAACGTGTTTTACTTGTGGATATTGATGCGCAAGGGAACGCAACCAGTGGTTCAGGCATTGATAAATCAGAACTTGAACGTGATAGTTATGATGTCATCGTTGATGGTGCGCCGTTACACGAAGTGATTGTGCCAACGGATAACTATGATTTGGTACCAGCAACGATTCAATTATCAGGTGCTGAAATTGAACTAGCTGATAAAAAAGAACGTGAATATCGCCTCAAAGCCGCACTTGCCACAGTGGCTGATGATTATGATTTCATTCTGATTGATAATCCACCAGCTTTAGGGTTATTGACGGTTAATGCTTTTACGGCAGCAGATGCCATTTTGATTCCGGTTCAAACGGAATTTTATGCCTTAGAAGGTTTGGGACAGTTGCTCAACACCATTGAACTGGTGCGTCAGCAGTTTAATCCGGACTTAGATATTGCGGGTATCTTGTTGACAATGTATGACGGCCGGACGAATTTAGCCAAGCAAGTTGCAGAAGAAGTCCGGAATTACTTTGGCGACAAAGTGTATGACACGGTGATTCCGCGCACGGTACGGTTGAGTGAAGCGCCATCTTATGGCCAAGCAATTATTGATTTTGATCCACGTTCAGTTGGTGCACAAGTCTATACAGAACTGGCACAGGAGGTCTTGAAGCAATATGGCAACTAA
- a CDS encoding ParB/RepB/Spo0J family partition protein: protein MATKKGGLGKGLGGLFNANNVTEEALEHTKSVTKKASDTEQVERLALDKIMPNPFQPRHHFDAAKLNELAKSIKASGVLTPIIVRRLGREYQIIAGERRVRASKLAGLTTISAIVRTVDDETMAAVALIENLQRDDLDAIEEAQAYQALMTQLQLTQAQVAEKVGKERTTVANAVRLLNLPTSVQDLVQAGELSMGQARAILGLKAKSQIEKTAALVVARQLSVRQVEALVKQMNAGASDKPEKVVSPYVVAIASQLEEKFGTKVKVNAGAKGNGKIEINYVSNDDLNRILDLLDIEVE from the coding sequence ATGGCAACTAAAAAAGGTGGTCTGGGAAAAGGACTCGGTGGCTTGTTCAATGCCAACAATGTGACGGAAGAAGCTTTAGAACATACCAAGTCAGTGACAAAAAAGGCGAGTGATACTGAGCAAGTTGAACGGTTGGCGTTAGATAAAATTATGCCTAATCCCTTTCAGCCACGGCATCATTTTGATGCGGCTAAGTTAAACGAACTCGCCAAGTCGATTAAGGCTTCTGGGGTGCTGACACCAATCATTGTGCGCCGTTTGGGACGCGAATACCAAATTATTGCGGGTGAACGACGGGTGCGGGCCTCAAAGTTGGCCGGCCTAACGACAATTAGCGCCATTGTTCGGACAGTTGATGACGAGACGATGGCGGCAGTGGCTTTGATTGAAAACTTGCAGCGCGATGATTTGGATGCGATTGAAGAAGCGCAAGCTTACCAAGCATTAATGACGCAGCTGCAATTGACGCAAGCACAAGTTGCTGAAAAGGTTGGTAAAGAACGGACAACTGTGGCCAATGCTGTCAGATTGTTGAATTTACCAACGTCAGTCCAAGATTTGGTGCAAGCCGGTGAGTTATCAATGGGACAAGCACGGGCCATTTTGGGCTTGAAGGCGAAGTCGCAAATTGAAAAAACCGCTGCGCTTGTTGTGGCACGACAATTAAGTGTTCGCCAAGTCGAAGCGCTCGTGAAGCAAATGAATGCGGGTGCTAGTGACAAACCAGAAAAGGTTGTGTCGCCTTATGTTGTGGCTATTGCCTCACAATTAGAAGAAAAATTTGGGACAAAAGTCAAAGTCAATGCCGGTGCTAAAGGTAACGGGAAAATTGAAATTAACTATGTTTCTAACGATGATTTGAATCGCATTTTAGATTTATTAGACATTGAGGTCGAGTAA
- a CDS encoding DUF951 domain-containing protein, with product MVQPLDYKLNDVVEMKKPHACGANAWRITRVGADIKLSCTQCGRGIMMSRFDFNKRLKKILHSADTEM from the coding sequence ATGGTGCAACCATTAGACTACAAGTTAAATGACGTTGTTGAAATGAAAAAGCCACACGCTTGCGGTGCCAATGCTTGGCGTATTACCCGCGTAGGTGCGGATATTAAGTTGAGCTGCACGCAGTGTGGCCGTGGCATTATGATGTCACGCTTTGACTTCAATAAACGTTTAAAGAAAATTTTACACTCAGCAGATACTGAGATGTAA
- the ychF gene encoding redox-regulated ATPase YchF: MALTAGIVGLPNVGKSTLFNAITKAGAEMANYPFATIEPNVGMVEVPDDRLARIQELVPADKIIPTTFEFTDIAGIVKGASQGEGLGNKFLENIRQVNAIVHVVRAFDGDDIIHVNGVVNPLDDIDTINTELILADLETVEKRYAKVARAAKGQDKDAKAEFAVLEKIKPVLEAGKSVRSITFNDDEQKIVKGLFLLTTKPVLYVANLAEDDMADPESSKYFNDIKAFAASEGADVIGLSASAEEEIAQLADEDKAEFLEMAGVTEPGLNKLIRAAYHLLDLRTFFTAGGKETRAWTFKAGMKAPQTAGVIHSDFERGFIRAETIAFDDLDTLGSVKAVKEAGKLRSEGKEYVVNDGDIIEFRFNV, from the coding sequence ATGGCACTTACTGCTGGAATCGTCGGCTTACCAAACGTCGGCAAATCAACACTTTTTAATGCAATCACTAAAGCGGGCGCCGAAATGGCGAACTATCCCTTTGCGACGATTGAACCTAACGTGGGGATGGTTGAAGTCCCAGATGATCGTTTAGCACGGATTCAAGAACTCGTACCTGCTGATAAGATCATTCCAACAACGTTTGAATTTACTGATATTGCTGGTATTGTAAAAGGGGCTTCACAAGGTGAAGGCTTGGGGAACAAGTTCTTAGAAAATATTCGTCAAGTGAACGCCATTGTGCACGTAGTGCGTGCGTTTGATGGCGATGACATTATTCACGTTAATGGGGTAGTTAATCCATTAGACGATATTGATACCATTAACACCGAGTTGATCTTGGCCGATTTGGAAACAGTGGAAAAGCGCTACGCAAAAGTTGCGCGTGCAGCCAAAGGGCAAGATAAAGATGCCAAAGCGGAATTTGCCGTTTTGGAAAAAATCAAGCCAGTGTTAGAAGCCGGCAAGTCAGTCCGTTCAATCACGTTTAATGATGATGAACAAAAAATCGTCAAAGGATTATTCCTATTAACGACGAAGCCTGTCTTGTATGTTGCCAACTTAGCAGAAGACGACATGGCTGATCCAGAAAGTTCAAAGTACTTTAATGACATTAAAGCCTTTGCGGCAAGTGAAGGCGCGGATGTGATTGGTTTATCAGCTAGTGCAGAAGAAGAAATTGCCCAATTAGCTGATGAAGATAAGGCTGAATTCTTAGAAATGGCTGGGGTCACAGAGCCAGGCTTGAACAAGTTGATTCGGGCTGCTTATCATTTGTTGGACTTGCGGACATTCTTTACTGCTGGTGGTAAGGAAACACGCGCCTGGACATTTAAAGCAGGGATGAAGGCACCACAAACTGCTGGTGTGATTCATTCCGACTTTGAACGTGGTTTTATTCGTGCCGAAACAATCGCTTTTGATGACCTAGATACTTTGGGTTCAGTTAAAGCGGTGAAAGAAGCGGGTAAGTTACGTTCAGAAGGTAAAGAATATGTTGTCAATGATGGCGACATTATCGAATTTAGATTTAACGTGTAA
- a CDS encoding DUF1129 domain-containing protein has protein sequence MSEEKQRLTKKNEDFMFHFKKLLAQNGQLSPEKIESVTNEVTEKLLEAQRTGTTAAQLYGTPTQAVAQFLDPKQTARKLHEYKFWELALDTSMAILMLFAGVFGLSLFFSKQAGGQGAGIVSLLLIAFLGGSLYTAVVLKLTPNPKAQTAEPKSRRWLYLGLALVAWVVGFIVLGLLPPVINPTLPPVAYIVVAAVAYGVFRWNRQQAGLKGGGFLAISLLSQQARLEAAQTKK, from the coding sequence ATGTCAGAAGAAAAACAGCGACTAACGAAAAAAAATGAAGATTTTATGTTTCACTTTAAAAAATTATTGGCACAAAACGGCCAATTGTCGCCCGAAAAAATTGAATCAGTGACAAATGAAGTCACTGAAAAATTACTTGAAGCACAACGAACTGGGACAACAGCTGCTCAATTGTATGGGACACCTACACAAGCGGTCGCACAGTTCCTTGATCCCAAGCAAACAGCGCGCAAGTTGCATGAGTATAAGTTCTGGGAATTAGCACTTGATACGTCAATGGCAATTTTGATGTTATTTGCTGGTGTTTTTGGATTGTCATTATTCTTTTCAAAGCAAGCAGGTGGTCAAGGTGCCGGTATTGTCTCACTCTTGTTGATTGCGTTCTTGGGTGGTTCACTTTACACGGCGGTTGTGTTGAAGTTAACGCCTAATCCAAAAGCACAAACAGCGGAACCAAAATCACGACGCTGGTTGTATCTTGGCCTAGCGTTAGTGGCTTGGGTCGTTGGCTTTATCGTTCTTGGTTTGTTACCACCAGTGATTAATCCAACTTTGCCACCAGTGGCTTACATCGTTGTTGCGGCTGTGGCTTATGGTGTTTTCCGTTGGAATCGACAACAAGCTGGCCTAAAGGGTGGTGGTTTCTTAGCCATTAGCCTATTATCTCAGCAAGCCCGTTTAGAGGCTGCCCAAACTAAGAAGTAG
- a CDS encoding response regulator transcription factor, with translation MKILVVDDDIEIAELLEIYLKNEGYEPIMATDGKEALSKLNTNPDIALMILDVMMPNMNGLEVVKTVRKDSRIPILMLSAKSGDMDKIQGLITGADDYVTKPFNPLEVMARVRSLLRRAENAVQDQTPDVLDIGSLIINKDSHEVKTSDGDLVNLTALEFGILYLLASHPNRVFSADDIFERVWQQESVVSAKTVMVHVSHLRDKIEEATNGDQVIQTVWGVGYKIEVN, from the coding sequence ATGAAGATTTTAGTTGTCGACGATGATATTGAAATTGCTGAATTACTTGAAATTTATCTCAAAAATGAAGGCTATGAACCTATCATGGCAACTGATGGTAAAGAAGCACTTTCAAAGCTCAATACCAATCCGGATATTGCGTTGATGATTCTGGATGTCATGATGCCAAATATGAATGGTTTGGAAGTGGTCAAGACAGTACGTAAAGATAGTCGGATTCCAATTTTGATGTTGTCTGCCAAGTCAGGGGATATGGATAAGATTCAGGGTTTGATTACTGGGGCTGATGATTATGTGACGAAGCCATTTAATCCGTTGGAAGTGATGGCTCGTGTCCGGTCACTTTTGCGTCGTGCGGAAAATGCTGTGCAAGATCAAACACCGGATGTCTTAGATATTGGGTCATTGATCATTAATAAAGATAGCCACGAAGTGAAGACATCTGATGGCGATTTAGTCAATTTGACAGCGTTGGAATTTGGTATTTTGTATCTTTTGGCGTCACACCCAAATCGTGTCTTTTCAGCAGATGATATTTTTGAACGCGTTTGGCAACAAGAATCAGTTGTGTCGGCAAAAACGGTCATGGTTCACGTGTCCCATTTACGTGATAAGATTGAAGAAGCAACGAACGGAGATCAAGTTATTCAAACCGTTTGGGGCGTTGGCTATAAGATTGAAGTAAATTAA
- a CDS encoding sensor histidine kinase gives MKKLALFLKHNRTKLYYAVVTTLLLLLFSWSIFAAAMLMQGDLQSAPTIWQWGTWSLIGVGDVVIIIWQYVRMRQVESLTRLIHDMQQIASENSDRLIDWQVMYAPKTQALIDVTNTIAKQTQKIREEERESERSKDEMITNISHDLRTPLTAIIGYLGLVEMNGEQLSEADRAKYIHTAYSKSNQMKVLVEDLFEFSKTQAHDAVLNLTTLSLSDLFAQLIASYEIEAQEHNVALTQIVKPELIVLEADSDKLARALMNLISNAFKYGDGATFIKLTAQVKGTDVEIRVINDGIKIPSEALTDIFDRFYRVESSRNSQTGGTGLGLAIVKGIIAQHHGQVRATSDDELTTFIVTLPLRQTDMTTASPEV, from the coding sequence ATGAAAAAATTGGCGTTGTTTTTAAAGCACAATCGCACAAAACTCTATTATGCGGTAGTGACAACTTTGTTACTACTGCTTTTTAGTTGGTCAATTTTTGCGGCAGCAATGCTGATGCAAGGTGATTTACAAAGTGCCCCAACGATCTGGCAATGGGGGACGTGGTCATTGATTGGTGTTGGTGATGTCGTGATTATCATTTGGCAATATGTGCGAATGCGACAAGTCGAAAGTCTCACACGCCTGATTCATGATATGCAGCAAATCGCGAGTGAAAATTCAGATCGCTTGATTGATTGGCAAGTCATGTATGCGCCAAAAACCCAAGCATTAATTGATGTGACCAACACCATCGCCAAACAAACACAAAAAATTCGTGAAGAGGAACGAGAAAGTGAACGTTCCAAAGACGAAATGATTACGAATATTTCGCATGATCTAAGAACACCACTGACAGCCATTATCGGGTATCTCGGTTTAGTTGAAATGAATGGTGAGCAATTAAGTGAAGCCGATCGCGCCAAATACATCCACACCGCCTATAGCAAATCCAATCAGATGAAAGTGTTAGTGGAAGATTTGTTTGAATTTTCCAAGACACAGGCGCATGATGCCGTGTTGAACTTGACGACTTTGAGCTTGAGTGACTTATTTGCGCAGTTAATTGCCAGTTATGAAATTGAAGCACAAGAACACAACGTGGCGTTAACACAAATTGTGAAACCGGAGTTAATCGTTTTAGAAGCAGACTCCGATAAATTGGCACGCGCATTGATGAATTTAATCAGTAACGCCTTTAAGTATGGGGATGGCGCGACATTTATCAAATTGACGGCACAAGTTAAAGGGACTGATGTGGAAATTCGTGTCATTAATGACGGCATCAAAATTCCAAGTGAGGCGCTAACCGATATTTTTGATCGTTTCTACCGTGTTGAAAGTTCACGGAATAGTCAAACGGGTGGAACGGGACTTGGCTTAGCCATTGTAAAAGGCATTATTGCACAACACCATGGACAAGTGCGGGCCACATCAGATGATGAACTCACAACTTTTATTGTGACATTGCCTTTACGACAAACGGATATGACCACAGCGTCACCGGAAGTATAG
- the nagB gene encoding glucosamine-6-phosphate deaminase yields the protein MRIIKVSNPDVGAQRAFEIYEDALAKGTQVLGLATGATPIKLYEKFVDSSLDFSDLTAINLDEYVGLTPQDPQSYHYFMQQHLFQYKPFKQTFIPDGASDDIEQAAKAYDDIIAQHPIDLQLLGLGQNGHIGFNEPGTPFNSTTHVVNLTESTIAANARFFDNPASVPTQAISMGIASVMSAKKILLLAFGEAKAAALAAMVNGPVTEALPASILQEHADVTIIIDDAAASKL from the coding sequence ATGCGGATTATTAAAGTAAGCAATCCAGATGTTGGCGCACAGCGTGCGTTTGAAATTTATGAAGACGCACTTGCCAAGGGCACGCAGGTACTTGGCTTAGCAACCGGCGCCACGCCTATTAAATTATACGAAAAGTTTGTGGATAGTTCACTGGACTTTTCCGATTTGACAGCAATTAATCTTGATGAGTACGTTGGCTTGACGCCACAAGACCCACAAAGTTACCATTATTTTATGCAGCAACACTTGTTTCAATACAAGCCGTTTAAGCAAACTTTTATCCCAGATGGTGCCAGTGATGATATTGAACAAGCCGCTAAGGCTTATGATGACATCATTGCGCAACATCCCATTGATTTACAATTATTAGGTTTAGGGCAAAATGGCCATATTGGCTTTAATGAACCTGGGACGCCGTTTAATTCAACGACGCACGTGGTGAATCTAACCGAATCAACAATCGCTGCTAATGCGCGATTCTTTGACAATCCGGCATCAGTACCGACGCAAGCCATTTCAATGGGCATTGCGTCAGTCATGTCGGCTAAAAAGATTCTCCTGCTAGCCTTTGGAGAAGCTAAGGCAGCGGCCTTGGCAGCAATGGTTAATGGCCCAGTGACTGAGGCTTTACCGGCGTCAATTCTACAAGAACATGCCGATGTGACCATTATTATTGATGACGCAGCTGCATCAAAATTGTGA
- a CDS encoding glucose-6-phosphate isomerase, which yields MAHITLDTKNIENFVGEHEFSEMQPLITMADQQLRNRTGAGAEYSDWLTLPTDYDKAEFARIKAAAKRIQSESKILVVIGIGGSYLGAKMAVDFLNPMFNNELPDDQRQGVKIYFAGNSTSAAYLNDLVRVIGDQDFSVNVISKSGTTTEPSIAFRVFKQLLEKKYGAEAAKQRIYATTDANRGALHDEAVAAGYETFTIPDGVGGRFSVLTAVGLLPIAASGADIDALMAGAKDAQEAYSDADLNKNAAYKYAAARRILYDKGYTTELLINWEPSMQYLSEWWKQLMGESEGKNQKGIYPSSANYSTDLHSLGQYIQEGRRDLFETVVKLDNPVSNLDLPREADNNDGLQYLEGITIDEVNTKASQGVILAHVDGGVPNLAVHLPAQDAYTLGYMIYFFELAVGASGYLFGINPFNQPGVEAYKTAMFALLGKPGYEAETQAFRARLGE from the coding sequence ATGGCACACATCACACTTGATACAAAAAACATCGAAAATTTCGTCGGCGAACACGAATTTTCTGAAATGCAACCATTAATTACGATGGCGGATCAACAACTACGCAATCGGACGGGTGCAGGCGCTGAATATTCGGATTGGCTCACATTGCCAACAGATTATGACAAGGCAGAATTTGCGCGGATTAAAGCAGCCGCAAAACGTATTCAAAGCGAGTCAAAGATTCTTGTTGTCATTGGTATTGGTGGCTCATATCTTGGGGCTAAGATGGCAGTGGATTTCTTGAATCCAATGTTTAACAATGAATTGCCAGATGACCAACGCCAAGGTGTCAAGATTTACTTTGCCGGTAACTCAACGTCAGCCGCATACCTTAACGATTTGGTACGTGTCATTGGTGACCAAGATTTCTCCGTGAATGTGATTTCAAAGTCTGGGACAACAACAGAACCTTCAATTGCCTTCCGTGTGTTCAAGCAATTACTTGAAAAGAAGTATGGTGCTGAGGCCGCTAAGCAACGTATTTATGCCACAACTGATGCCAATCGTGGGGCACTGCATGATGAAGCTGTGGCAGCTGGGTATGAAACGTTCACGATTCCAGATGGTGTCGGTGGGCGTTTCTCAGTCTTGACAGCGGTTGGCCTATTGCCAATTGCTGCCAGCGGTGCTGACATTGACGCATTAATGGCAGGTGCCAAAGATGCACAAGAGGCTTACTCAGATGCTGATTTGAATAAAAACGCGGCTTATAAGTATGCCGCTGCCCGTCGTATTTTGTACGATAAGGGGTATACAACAGAACTTTTAATTAACTGGGAACCTTCAATGCAATATCTATCTGAATGGTGGAAGCAATTGATGGGTGAATCAGAAGGTAAGAACCAAAAGGGGATTTATCCCTCATCAGCCAATTATTCAACTGACTTACATTCACTTGGTCAATATATTCAAGAAGGTCGTCGTGACTTGTTTGAAACAGTTGTTAAGCTTGATAATCCGGTTTCAAATTTGGATTTGCCACGCGAAGCAGATAACAATGATGGCTTGCAATATCTTGAAGGCATTACAATTGATGAAGTCAACACAAAGGCATCACAAGGCGTTATCTTGGCGCATGTCGATGGTGGTGTGCCTAACTTGGCTGTGCATTTACCTGCACAAGACGCTTATACATTGGGCTACATGATTTACTTCTTTGAACTAGCAGTGGGCGCATCAGGTTATCTATTTGGTATTAATCCATTTAACCAACCTGGCGTTGAAGCCTATAAGACAGCTATGTTTGCCTTACTGGGTAAGCCAGGCTATGAAGCAGAAACGCAAGCATTCCGTGCGCGTTTAGGTGAATAA
- the comGA gene encoding competence type IV pilus ATPase ComGA produces METILEAAIANHANDIYLLPLFETHYSVKFHIDGRATQHVTLTTVAAQQMIAAVKYRAKMNISERRRPQLGRFSHKDIWIRVSTVGDFLNRETLVLRLIYQKGRRQNWLATTQFEQLYQQMPSAGLFLIAGPTGSGKTTTLYRLLERLAENKLVLTIEDPVEIQQSKFVQLQVNDDAGIHYDDLIKVALRHRPEILLVGEIRDQLTAAAVVRAALSGHLVLSTIHAISARDVILRLRDLGVEPAQLAVALTDVVYQRLVTTTQQQQAAIIDHLGSDDIARVLQGQTVPKFSNQWQEVLAHALATNKISKAHYHHFTQL; encoded by the coding sequence ATGGAGACTATTTTAGAAGCAGCAATTGCAAATCATGCCAATGATATTTATCTATTACCACTTTTCGAAACACACTATAGCGTTAAATTTCATATTGATGGCCGTGCGACACAGCATGTCACATTGACTACGGTTGCTGCCCAACAGATGATTGCTGCGGTGAAATATCGTGCCAAGATGAACATCTCTGAGCGTCGGCGCCCGCAACTTGGGCGGTTTAGCCACAAGGATATATGGATTCGTGTCTCGACAGTCGGTGATTTTCTCAATCGCGAAACCTTGGTATTACGACTGATTTATCAAAAAGGTCGCCGACAGAACTGGTTAGCAACAACGCAATTTGAACAACTTTATCAACAGATGCCAAGTGCCGGCTTGTTTTTAATTGCTGGTCCAACTGGGTCCGGCAAAACGACAACCCTCTATCGGTTACTTGAACGGCTAGCAGAGAATAAGTTAGTCCTAACCATTGAGGATCCAGTTGAGATTCAGCAGTCAAAATTTGTGCAACTACAAGTCAATGATGATGCGGGTATCCACTATGATGATCTTATCAAAGTGGCCTTGCGGCATCGACCAGAAATTTTATTGGTTGGTGAAATTAGAGATCAATTAACAGCTGCGGCCGTAGTCAGAGCTGCCTTAAGTGGGCACTTGGTATTGAGTACGATTCATGCCATATCGGCACGTGACGTTATTTTACGCTTACGCGACTTAGGCGTTGAACCGGCACAATTAGCGGTTGCTTTAACGGATGTCGTGTACCAGCGACTGGTCACGACCACGCAGCAACAACAGGCGGCAATTATTGATCATTTAGGCAGTGATGATATTGCGCGTGTACTGCAAGGACAAACAGTGCCAAAGTTTTCAAATCAGTGGCAGGAGGTATTAGCACATGCATTGGCGACCAATAAAATTTCCAAAGCGCATTATCACCACTTCACGCAACTTTAA
- a CDS encoding type II secretion system F family protein, whose translation MHWRPIKFPKRIITTSRNFKRQHQVLFFQELGELLQSGYSIAHSLDILAAAHTPWTAWLATVNARLNQGVPLHVVLDQTVSQAILLQIKLADQHGNLSETLVTIGQHLAQVQQQQQKIKQVLQYPIVLIGLLGLMLMGMKLFLYPILQQWQDTAVLDSGETQQVMWYVIGMIVVALCFGIWHWRRLPARQRLKMLSRLWLIGPIVKTIVTYQVAQQLAVLLANGLTVPEILAEMCAIQGQKNQQLAILLAEDAHIALQSGCTLSEYILKQPYLNQALAGYFVRGHEPKRLAGYLAYYAKLQYQQVMQRTNRLIDMLQPIFFGVIGIAIIAVYLSMLLPMYQTIGGLYQ comes from the coding sequence ATGCATTGGCGACCAATAAAATTTCCAAAGCGCATTATCACCACTTCACGCAACTTTAAACGGCAACATCAAGTGTTATTTTTTCAAGAGCTTGGGGAACTATTACAATCAGGTTATAGTATTGCGCATAGTTTAGATATTCTTGCTGCTGCGCACACACCGTGGACGGCTTGGTTAGCAACTGTCAATGCGCGCTTAAATCAAGGGGTGCCGTTGCACGTTGTGTTAGATCAAACTGTCTCACAAGCCATTTTGTTACAAATTAAACTGGCGGATCAGCATGGTAATTTGTCCGAAACATTGGTCACAATTGGTCAGCATTTAGCCCAAGTGCAACAACAGCAACAAAAAATTAAGCAAGTATTACAATATCCAATCGTTTTAATTGGGTTGCTTGGACTGATGCTGATGGGTATGAAGCTTTTTTTATATCCGATTCTACAACAGTGGCAAGATACAGCAGTGTTAGATTCGGGTGAAACACAGCAGGTAATGTGGTATGTCATAGGCATGATTGTCGTGGCGTTGTGTTTTGGTATCTGGCATTGGCGTCGTTTGCCGGCACGTCAGCGACTGAAAATGCTATCACGATTATGGTTGATAGGACCAATTGTGAAAACAATTGTGACTTATCAAGTCGCGCAACAACTAGCGGTGTTACTGGCTAATGGTTTGACGGTACCAGAAATTTTAGCAGAAATGTGTGCTATTCAGGGCCAGAAAAATCAGCAGTTGGCGATTCTATTAGCTGAAGATGCGCATATAGCCTTACAATCAGGCTGTACGTTATCCGAATATATTCTTAAACAACCTTACTTGAATCAGGCATTAGCAGGCTATTTTGTTCGTGGGCACGAACCCAAACGCCTCGCAGGTTATCTCGCGTATTATGCCAAGTTACAGTATCAACAAGTGATGCAACGGACGAATCGGTTGATTGATATGTTGCAACCTATCTTTTTTGGTGTGATTGGCATCGCTATCATTGCAGTCTATTTGTCGATGCTGTTACCCATGTACCAAACGATTGGCGGTTTATATCAATGA
- a CDS encoding prepilin-type N-terminal cleavage/methylation domain-containing protein → MTFFKRKHPGFTLIETAIVLFIISLLMLLILPNLNAQRKKAVATHATAMVSTVQSQIDLYINEHPDDQIVTYSDLVAAGYLSPKQVQKAKELHISLDNNEAHQ, encoded by the coding sequence ATGACATTTTTTAAACGTAAGCATCCAGGATTTACATTAATTGAAACAGCAATTGTCCTTTTTATCATCAGTTTACTCATGTTACTGATTTTGCCCAATTTAAATGCGCAACGTAAAAAAGCGGTTGCAACCCATGCAACCGCAATGGTATCAACCGTGCAATCGCAAATTGATTTATATATTAACGAGCATCCGGATGATCAAATTGTGACGTATTCAGACTTAGTGGCTGCGGGTTATTTATCGCCCAAGCAAGTCCAAAAGGCGAAAGAACTACACATCAGCCTTGATAATAATGAAGCACATCAGTAA
- a CDS encoding prepilin-type N-terminal cleavage/methylation domain-containing protein yields MKHISKGYTLLESLVVLGIVAGLFLIGSRMPVSTPNMSQWSATFKSSWQQERISAQTQQCRQTVHFRENGIVFNHLAYPKGYHHDKTQTIQILPTGYVAPTTVTLSNGQHVIKIIFSLGGGAYRITQS; encoded by the coding sequence ATGAAGCACATCAGTAAAGGCTATACCTTACTTGAATCACTGGTTGTACTCGGTATTGTGGCTGGCTTATTTTTGATCGGTAGTCGGATGCCAGTGTCAACACCAAATATGTCACAATGGTCTGCCACGTTCAAATCAAGTTGGCAACAAGAACGGATATCGGCGCAAACACAGCAATGTCGGCAGACGGTTCACTTTCGAGAAAATGGCATTGTTTTTAATCATCTGGCCTATCCCAAAGGGTATCATCACGACAAGACACAGACAATCCAAATTTTACCAACAGGTTATGTTGCCCCGACGACAGTGACACTCAGTAATGGTCAACATGTGATCAAAATTATTTTTAGTTTAGGAGGTGGGGCGTATCGTATTACACAGTCGTAG